One window of the Pseudoxanthomonas sp. CF385 genome contains the following:
- a CDS encoding VOC family protein encodes MTRPFEVERIDHLVLRVRDLARSLRFYGDVLGCQVVRQREHLGLVHLRAGASMIDLVSVDGTLGARGGAAAGEEGRNVDHLCLRIEPFDEAALRAHLARFGITPAPVAINFGAEGDGPSLYFDDPDGNTIEVKGPASRSP; translated from the coding sequence ATGACGCGGCCTTTCGAAGTCGAGCGGATCGACCACCTCGTCCTGCGCGTGCGCGATCTCGCGCGCAGCCTCCGTTTCTACGGCGACGTGCTGGGCTGCCAGGTGGTGCGCCAACGCGAACACCTGGGCCTGGTGCATCTGCGCGCGGGCGCTTCGATGATCGATCTGGTCAGCGTCGACGGGACGCTGGGCGCGCGTGGCGGGGCAGCGGCGGGCGAGGAGGGACGCAACGTCGATCACCTCTGCCTGCGCATCGAGCCGTTCGACGAGGCGGCGCTGCGTGCGCATCTGGCGCGCTTCGGCATCACGCCGGCGCCGGTGGCGATCAACTTCGGCGCGGAAGGCGACGGGCCCTCGCTCTATTTCGACGATCCCGATGGCAACACCATCGAGGTGAAGGGGCCTGCTTCGAGATCGCCATGA
- the msrB gene encoding peptide-methionine (R)-S-oxide reductase MsrB codes for MATFDLTPPTDAQRTALVAGLSEDERRVLLQHGTEAPFCGVFLDNKQDGVYTCRLCGLPLFRSSAKFDSGTGWPSFFQPVDEAHVGRIRDISYGMIRTEIVCARCHSHLGHVFPDGPPPTGERHCLNSVSLAFTPHGAALPDPLQRGGAESQPAG; via the coding sequence ATGGCGACCTTCGACCTCACCCCGCCCACCGATGCGCAACGCACGGCGCTGGTCGCCGGCCTGAGCGAAGACGAACGCCGGGTGTTGCTGCAGCACGGTACCGAGGCGCCTTTCTGCGGCGTGTTCCTGGACAACAAGCAGGACGGCGTCTACACCTGCCGCCTGTGCGGCCTGCCGCTGTTCCGCTCCAGCGCCAAGTTCGATTCCGGCACGGGCTGGCCGAGCTTCTTCCAGCCGGTGGACGAAGCGCACGTCGGCCGCATCCGCGATATCAGCTACGGCATGATCCGCACCGAGATCGTCTGCGCCCGCTGCCACAGCCACCTGGGCCACGTGTTCCCGGACGGTCCGCCGCCGACCGGCGAGCGCCACTGCCTGAACTCGGTCTCGCTGGCCTTCACGCCGCACGGCGCCGCCCTGCCCGACCCGCTGCAGCGCGGCGGTGCGGAGTCGCAGCCTGCGGGGTGA
- the motA gene encoding flagellar motor stator protein MotA has protein sequence MLIIVGFIIVTLSVIGGYLGSHGKLGALWQPFELVIIGGAALGAFMASNPTKVVKSTISATLSVFKGAKYKSSDYLDVLTLIHEMLNKARRDGFMSLEEHIENPTNSPLFQKYPKILADHHLLDFLTECLRLMVGSNIEPHELEPLLELELEKHHHEAMAPAHALQKVSDGLPGFGIVAAVLGIIVTMGSIGGDIAAVGAHVAAALVGTFLGILLAYGFVSPLAAAIEAQVEQDSRMYESVKTALLACLRGYNPAVALEFARKTLPSDVRPPFAEFEAHLKANK, from the coding sequence ATGCTCATCATCGTCGGCTTCATCATCGTCACCCTGAGCGTGATCGGCGGCTACCTCGGCTCGCACGGCAAGCTCGGCGCCCTGTGGCAGCCCTTCGAGCTGGTCATCATCGGCGGCGCGGCGCTCGGCGCCTTCATGGCCAGCAACCCGACCAAGGTGGTCAAGAGCACGATCTCGGCCACGCTGTCGGTGTTCAAGGGCGCCAAGTACAAGTCGTCGGATTACCTCGACGTGCTGACGCTGATCCACGAGATGCTCAACAAGGCCCGCCGCGACGGTTTCATGTCGCTGGAAGAGCACATCGAGAACCCGACCAACAGCCCGCTGTTCCAGAAATATCCCAAGATCCTCGCCGACCACCACCTGCTCGACTTCCTGACCGAGTGCCTGCGCCTGATGGTGGGCAGCAACATCGAACCGCACGAGCTGGAGCCGCTGCTCGAGCTGGAACTGGAGAAGCACCACCACGAAGCGATGGCGCCGGCGCATGCGCTGCAGAAAGTGTCCGACGGCCTGCCCGGCTTCGGCATCGTGGCCGCGGTGCTCGGCATCATCGTGACGATGGGCTCGATCGGCGGCGACATCGCCGCGGTCGGCGCGCACGTCGCGGCCGCCCTGGTCGGCACCTTCCTCGGCATCCTGCTGGCCTACGGCTTCGTCTCGCCGCTGGCCGCCGCGATCGAAGCGCAGGTGGAGCAGGACAGCCGCATGTACGAGTCGGTGAAGACGGCGTTGCTGGCCTGCCTGCGCGGCTACAACCCCGCCGTGGCGCTCGAGTTCGCCCGCAAGACCCTGCCCTCCGATGTGCGTCCGCCGTTTGCGGAATTCGAAGCGCACCTGAAGGCCAACAAGTAA
- a CDS encoding M56 family metallopeptidase has product MGLEAFADLVASRLLAVGGQAVLLAALVWALCRFLPRLDARTRAWLWWLVATQMVVGLFWHAPVGLPLLPAAPSASVAVQAVPMTVDAAATTASVASAATATLPPVAQDAGLQFGWPVWLLAAWLAGVTVMLLNTARQWIRLRGQLARAMPCTDPRATAEYAALGRHLGLDTLPALRVSDDIESPMLAGPWRPVLLLPAAGLARMRGDDLRMALHHELAHLQRRDLWWAWMPALAQHLFFFHPVAHLAAREYGLAREVACDAAVLADERHAPHDYGRLLVKLGVATAPSPALAGASPTFRILKRRLLMLQHTASPLRSSALALTIGLVLFGAVPYQVTASAPVAPVAPVPAAAATNATAPVAATAATSATPAAAPVAATAATPAARPAAAPRAIVAANGYAVPAPPPPPAVPAVPKVAPPAPPTPPAPPKHPGHSSTSSTQVINIDREGGGDAYVLIDGNEVTMAGRSDDIVTARKQQQGSAPVLWVRQDGKQYVVRDTATLKQIKAAHAPMEALGAQQGKLGEQQGALGERQGALGEKQGELGVKMAAIATEQASAAMRGGQGRQVEFDRKMETLAREQDALAKRQEALARQQEPLARQQEALGRQQAAAAMRMQSDVDRLVGEAIRTGKAKRL; this is encoded by the coding sequence ATGGGCCTGGAAGCGTTCGCCGACCTGGTCGCCTCGCGCCTGCTCGCCGTCGGCGGGCAAGCCGTCCTGCTCGCGGCCCTGGTCTGGGCGCTGTGCCGGTTCCTGCCGCGGCTCGATGCCCGCACCCGCGCCTGGCTGTGGTGGTTGGTCGCCACGCAGATGGTGGTGGGGCTGTTCTGGCATGCGCCGGTCGGATTGCCGTTGCTGCCCGCCGCGCCTTCCGCGTCCGTCGCGGTGCAGGCGGTTCCGATGACGGTCGATGCTGCGGCAACGACCGCCTCCGTCGCATCGGCGGCCACCGCCACGCTCCCCCCGGTTGCCCAGGACGCCGGACTGCAATTCGGCTGGCCGGTCTGGCTGCTGGCCGCCTGGCTTGCCGGCGTGACGGTCATGCTGCTCAACACCGCGCGACAGTGGATTCGCCTGCGCGGACAGCTGGCGCGCGCGATGCCGTGCACCGATCCGCGCGCGACGGCAGAGTACGCCGCACTCGGTCGCCATCTCGGCCTCGACACGTTGCCGGCACTGCGCGTCAGCGACGACATCGAGTCGCCGATGCTGGCCGGGCCCTGGCGCCCCGTGCTGCTGCTGCCCGCGGCCGGCCTGGCGCGGATGCGCGGCGACGACCTGCGCATGGCGCTGCACCACGAACTCGCCCACCTGCAGCGTCGCGATCTGTGGTGGGCATGGATGCCGGCCCTGGCGCAGCACCTGTTCTTCTTCCATCCCGTCGCCCACCTCGCCGCGCGCGAGTACGGCCTGGCCCGCGAAGTCGCCTGCGACGCCGCCGTGCTGGCCGACGAGCGCCACGCGCCCCACGACTACGGCCGCCTGCTGGTGAAGCTGGGCGTCGCCACCGCACCGTCGCCGGCGCTCGCCGGCGCCTCCCCCACGTTCCGCATCCTCAAGAGGAGACTGCTCATGCTCCAGCACACCGCATCGCCCCTGCGCAGCAGCGCGCTGGCCCTGACCATCGGTCTGGTCCTGTTTGGCGCCGTTCCGTACCAGGTCACCGCCAGTGCACCGGTGGCGCCCGTCGCGCCGGTGCCCGCGGCCGCCGCGACGAACGCAACGGCCCCCGTGGCCGCCACCGCCGCAACGTCGGCCACCCCCGCCGCGGCGCCGGTCGCAGCGACCGCGGCCACGCCGGCCGCTCGCCCGGCCGCCGCACCGCGCGCCATCGTCGCGGCGAATGGCTACGCCGTTCCCGCGCCTCCGCCGCCGCCTGCAGTGCCGGCCGTGCCCAAGGTGGCCCCGCCGGCGCCGCCCACCCCGCCCGCACCCCCGAAGCATCCCGGCCACAGCAGCACGAGCAGCACGCAGGTGATCAACATCGATCGCGAGGGCGGTGGCGATGCCTATGTGCTGATCGACGGCAACGAGGTCACGATGGCCGGCCGCAGCGACGACATCGTCACCGCCCGCAAGCAGCAGCAAGGCAGCGCGCCGGTGCTGTGGGTGCGCCAGGATGGCAAGCAGTACGTGGTACGCGACACGGCCACCCTGAAGCAGATCAAGGCCGCGCACGCACCGATGGAAGCCCTGGGTGCGCAGCAAGGCAAGCTGGGCGAACAGCAGGGCGCGCTCGGCGAACGCCAGGGTGCGCTGGGTGAGAAGCAGGGCGAGCTCGGCGTGAAGATGGCCGCCATCGCCACCGAACAGGCCTCGGCCGCGATGCGGGGTGGACAGGGTCGTCAGGTGGAGTTCGATCGCAAGATGGAAACGCTGGCACGGGAGCAGGACGCCCTGGCGAAACGGCAGGAGGCATTGGCCCGCCAGCAGGAACCGCTCGCGCGCCAGCAGGAAGCGCTTGGCCGTCAGCAGGCGGCCGCCGCGATGCGGATGCAGAGCGATGTGGATCGTCTGGTCGGTGAGGCCATCCGCACCGGCAAGGCCAAGCGTCTCTGA
- a CDS encoding HipA family kinase, whose protein sequence is MTLPLRTATRYVTPLREGGSMPAVVEADDDGLYVLKFRGAGQGPKALVAEVIAGGLARALQLPMPDLALMALDADLARTEGDPEIQDLIKASAGINLAMDYLPGAVNFDPVAEQPDPELASRIVWFDAFISNVDRTARNTNLLMWHRKLYLIDHGAALYFHHGWDGDLAGAGKPFPLIRDHVLLRWASRLAEVDAAMAARLTEATIADVVADVPDAWLEGPDRFGDAPTQRAAYVAYLVQRLAQREAFVQEAIRART, encoded by the coding sequence ATGACGCTTCCCCTCCGCACCGCCACCCGCTACGTCACCCCGCTGCGCGAAGGCGGCTCCATGCCCGCCGTGGTCGAAGCCGACGACGACGGCCTCTACGTCCTGAAGTTCCGCGGCGCCGGCCAGGGGCCTAAGGCGCTGGTGGCCGAGGTGATCGCCGGCGGCCTGGCCCGCGCCCTGCAGCTGCCGATGCCGGACCTGGCGCTGATGGCGCTCGATGCCGACCTCGCCCGCACCGAAGGCGACCCGGAGATCCAGGACCTGATCAAGGCCAGCGCCGGCATCAACCTGGCGATGGACTACCTGCCCGGCGCGGTGAACTTCGACCCGGTCGCCGAACAGCCCGATCCGGAGCTGGCCTCGCGCATCGTCTGGTTCGACGCCTTCATCAGCAACGTCGACCGCACCGCGCGCAACACCAACCTGCTGATGTGGCACCGCAAGCTGTACCTGATCGACCACGGCGCGGCGTTGTACTTCCACCACGGCTGGGACGGCGATCTGGCCGGCGCCGGCAAGCCGTTCCCGCTGATCCGCGATCACGTGCTGCTGCGCTGGGCCTCGCGGCTGGCCGAGGTCGACGCCGCCATGGCGGCCAGGCTGACGGAGGCCACCATCGCCGACGTCGTCGCCGACGTGCCCGATGCGTGGCTGGAAGGGCCGGACCGCTTCGGCGATGCCCCCACCCAGCGCGCGGCCTACGTCGCGTACCTGGTACAGCGCCTCGCGCAGCGCGAGGCCTTCGTGCAGGAGGCGATCCGTGCACGCACATGA
- a CDS encoding DUF4031 domain-containing protein encodes MSVYVDDAVTFWRGRRWAHMMADTLDELHAMAARLGMPRRAFQDKRSGAHYDLTEELRAEALRLGAVAISRHQDRDQVRTIIRIARSQWSGLPADD; translated from the coding sequence ATGAGCGTCTACGTGGACGATGCCGTCACGTTCTGGCGCGGCCGCCGCTGGGCCCACATGATGGCCGACACGCTGGACGAGCTGCATGCGATGGCGGCGCGCCTGGGCATGCCGCGCCGCGCCTTCCAGGACAAGCGCAGCGGCGCGCATTACGACCTCACCGAAGAACTGCGCGCCGAGGCGCTACGCCTCGGCGCCGTCGCGATTTCCCGTCATCAGGACCGCGACCAGGTCCGCACGATCATCCGCATCGCCCGCTCCCAGTGGAGCGGGCTGCCCGCGGACGACTGA
- a CDS encoding BlaI/MecI/CopY family transcriptional regulator, with the protein MPGKARKSIGDQELALLQHLSEHGEASVGEVAGAFGEPRGLARSTVLTMMERLRAKAYLRRRPVDGVYRYAPVAQSDDVMRSAVGSFVEKTLQGSLSPFVAWMSQRSEVSDDELAELEALVANLQSKRKES; encoded by the coding sequence ATGCCCGGCAAGGCCCGCAAGTCCATCGGCGACCAGGAACTGGCACTGCTGCAGCACCTGTCCGAACACGGCGAGGCCAGCGTCGGCGAGGTCGCGGGCGCGTTCGGCGAGCCGCGCGGTCTGGCCCGCTCCACCGTGCTGACGATGATGGAACGGCTGAGGGCCAAGGCCTATCTGCGCCGCCGGCCGGTGGACGGCGTGTACCGCTACGCCCCGGTGGCCCAGTCCGACGACGTCATGCGCAGCGCGGTCGGCAGCTTCGTGGAGAAGACCCTGCAGGGCTCGCTGTCGCCGTTCGTGGCGTGGATGTCGCAACGCTCGGAAGTGAGCGACGACGAACTGGCCGAACTGGAGGCGCTGGTCGCCAACCTGCAGTCCAAGCGGAAGGAGAGCTGA
- a CDS encoding CorA family divalent cation transporter: MAASTDTHAAMPTFSGLPGALWLYRFHGEGRAHALDAASTGLDMLDASTDAWHWLHLDLSDVRSAQVVAVLPIPEDARDTLLSPDSHVNLQREDTAAYGVFVDWTHQRGVDLAAEGQLRGDDGIGWLHFAMTERLLVTARRQALRSVEAARRAVIVGVQADAPVRLLEMVAGRFADTVERSSDGLSTRLDRIEDRVLADSIGEERRDLAQLRHQTVRLHRPLTAMRRVLKPFEQRHAGDADDDLLLAIARLNQRFDDLDGDVGTLQERARLLQDEVAAKLAERTNRHLYVLSMITALLLPPSLVAGLFGMNLPGLPFAHSTHGLAFALLLGAASSVVVYLLLRRMGVARST; the protein is encoded by the coding sequence ATGGCCGCATCCACCGATACGCACGCCGCCATGCCGACATTCTCCGGATTGCCGGGCGCGCTCTGGTTGTACCGGTTCCACGGCGAAGGCCGCGCCCATGCGCTCGATGCCGCGTCCACCGGCCTCGATATGCTGGATGCGTCCACCGACGCCTGGCATTGGCTGCACCTGGACCTCAGCGATGTGCGCAGCGCACAGGTGGTGGCGGTCCTGCCGATTCCCGAGGACGCCCGCGACACGCTGCTGTCGCCGGATTCGCACGTGAACCTGCAGCGCGAAGACACTGCGGCCTACGGCGTCTTCGTCGACTGGACGCACCAGCGCGGCGTCGATCTCGCGGCCGAAGGCCAGTTGCGGGGCGACGACGGCATCGGCTGGCTGCACTTCGCGATGACGGAGCGCCTGCTGGTCACCGCGCGCCGCCAGGCTTTGCGCTCGGTCGAGGCCGCGCGCCGTGCGGTGATCGTCGGCGTGCAGGCCGATGCGCCGGTCCGCCTGCTGGAGATGGTGGCCGGCCGCTTCGCCGATACGGTGGAGCGCAGCAGCGATGGACTGTCGACGCGGCTGGACCGCATCGAGGACCGCGTGCTGGCGGACAGCATCGGCGAAGAGCGCCGCGACCTGGCCCAGTTGCGCCACCAGACCGTGCGCCTGCACCGGCCGCTCACCGCGATGCGGCGCGTGCTGAAACCGTTCGAGCAACGCCATGCGGGCGATGCCGACGACGACCTGCTGCTCGCCATCGCACGCCTCAACCAGCGTTTCGACGATCTCGACGGGGATGTCGGTACGCTGCAGGAACGCGCGCGCCTGTTGCAGGACGAAGTGGCGGCCAAGCTCGCCGAACGCACCAACCGGCATCTCTACGTGCTGTCGATGATCACCGCGCTGTTGCTGCCGCCCAGCCTGGTCGCCGGCCTGTTCGGCATGAACCTGCCCGGGCTGCCGTTCGCGCACAGCACCCACGGCCTGGCATTCGCGCTGCTGCTCGGCGCGGCCTCGAGCGTGGTGGTCTACCTGCTGCTGCGGCGCATGGGCGTGGCGCGTTCGACCTGA
- a CDS encoding DUF3037 domain-containing protein, whose amino-acid sequence MHAHDTYDYAVIRVVPRVEREEFVNVGIILSCERAGFLEARIELDEARLRMLDPGLDIESLRRHLETIPAICRGGEAAAPIGLLPPRARFHWLTAKRSSIIQTSPVHMGRCGDLPATLEHLMDRMVRPPKATAPR is encoded by the coding sequence GTGCACGCACATGACACCTACGACTACGCGGTGATCCGCGTCGTCCCGCGCGTGGAGCGCGAGGAGTTCGTCAACGTCGGCATCATCCTGTCGTGCGAGCGCGCGGGCTTCCTCGAAGCGCGCATCGAACTCGATGAAGCGCGCCTGCGCATGCTGGACCCCGGGCTGGACATCGAATCACTGCGCCGCCACCTGGAGACCATCCCGGCGATCTGCCGCGGCGGCGAAGCGGCGGCGCCGATCGGCCTGTTGCCGCCGCGCGCGCGCTTCCACTGGCTCACCGCCAAGCGCAGCTCGATCATCCAGACCTCGCCGGTGCACATGGGCCGCTGCGGCGACCTGCCGGCCACGCTCGAACACCTGATGGACCGCATGGTGCGGCCGCCGAAAGCCACCGCGCCGCGATGA
- a CDS encoding DUF3016 domain-containing protein, whose product MKASALLLASFVALTAAMPAEARQKNVTDPEIPRSLPTEGGAVSVQWTDPGQFSEIKFSGNRWESKRGTWVTDLAEYLRDEAGQRLARGQTLDVTITDIDRAGRYEPAVRPGMEDIRIVKDIYPPRMTLNFVVKGADGQVVAEGERKLVDHGFLMGSNLNSTDTLRYEKRMIDDWLRREFKANAALTSTP is encoded by the coding sequence ATGAAAGCCTCCGCCCTGCTGCTCGCCTCCTTCGTCGCGCTCACGGCCGCGATGCCCGCCGAGGCGCGGCAGAAGAACGTCACCGATCCCGAGATCCCGCGCAGCCTGCCCACCGAAGGCGGCGCCGTCAGCGTCCAGTGGACCGACCCCGGGCAGTTCAGCGAGATCAAGTTCAGCGGCAACCGCTGGGAATCGAAGCGCGGCACCTGGGTGACCGACCTGGCGGAGTACCTGCGCGATGAAGCCGGCCAGCGGCTCGCCCGCGGCCAGACGCTGGACGTCACCATCACCGACATCGACCGTGCCGGCCGCTACGAACCTGCGGTTCGCCCCGGCATGGAAGACATCCGCATCGTCAAGGACATCTACCCGCCGCGGATGACGTTGAACTTCGTCGTGAAGGGCGCGGATGGGCAGGTGGTCGCGGAAGGCGAGCGCAAGCTGGTCGACCACGGCTTCCTGATGGGTTCCAACCTCAACAGCACCGACACCCTGCGCTACGAGAAGCGCATGATCGACGACTGGCTGCGTCGCGAGTTCAAGGCCAACGCCGCGCTGACGTCCACGCCCTGA